A region from the Canis aureus isolate CA01 chromosome 8, VMU_Caureus_v.1.0, whole genome shotgun sequence genome encodes:
- the IGSF6 gene encoding immunoglobulin superfamily member 6 isoform X4 produces MHTAHHRTRTPQEMETVKGSRIVLGLEINLILFYVGAARGCRVSVSQPPYLEVDYNQEAATIQCSFTHMGCPSQQPKSLWFRYGVDQPENLCLDRCTNNAGKFTVKEALTENQVTLTVNRVMLNDSAIYICGIIFPNSKEPGAKQTGEGTTLVVRERKELHSLLIAVLSLLSIYITGALVIFIVLSKDKGNTYENRRVLPNYERP; encoded by the exons ATGCATACTGCCCACCACCGCACACGCACACCCCAAGAAATGGAGACTGTGAAGGGAAGCAGGATCGTTCTTGGCCTGGAAATCAATCTGATTCTCTTTTATGTCG GTGCTGCACGTGGCTGCAGAGTCTCTGTCTCACAACCACCTTACCTTGAAGTGGATTACAATCAAGAGGCTGCAACCATTCAGTGTTCCTTCACCCACATGGGGTGCCCTTCACAGCAACCAAAAAGCCTGTGGTTTCGCTATGGTGTAGACCAACCTGAGAACCTATGCTTGGATAGATGCACCAACAATGCGGGCAAATTCACAGTGAAGGAAGCCCTGACAGAAAACCAAGTCACCCTCACTGTAAACAGGGTGATGTTGAATGACAGTGCAATCTATATCTGTGGGATCATCTTTCCCAATTCAAAGGAACCCGGAGCGAAGCAGACCGGAGAAGGGACCACATTGGTTGTAAGAG aaaggaaggaactgCACAGTCTCCTGATAGCTGTTCTATCACTGCTCTCCATCTACATTACCGGTGCACTCGTGATCTTCATAGTCCTCTCCAAA
- the IGSF6 gene encoding immunoglobulin superfamily member 6 isoform X2 encodes MHTAHHRTRTPQEMETVKGSRIVLGLEINLILFYVGAARGCRVSVSQPPYLEVDYNQEAATIQCSFTHMGCPSQQPKSLWFRYGVDQPENLCLDRCTNNAGKFTVKEALTENQVTLTVNRVMLNDSAIYICGIIFPNSKEPGAKQTGEGTTLVVRERKELHSLLIAVLSLLSIYITGALVIFIVLSKSKSNSLRNKETEDSRKKKSARRIFQEIAQELYSKRHMETTT; translated from the exons ATGCATACTGCCCACCACCGCACACGCACACCCCAAGAAATGGAGACTGTGAAGGGAAGCAGGATCGTTCTTGGCCTGGAAATCAATCTGATTCTCTTTTATGTCG GTGCTGCACGTGGCTGCAGAGTCTCTGTCTCACAACCACCTTACCTTGAAGTGGATTACAATCAAGAGGCTGCAACCATTCAGTGTTCCTTCACCCACATGGGGTGCCCTTCACAGCAACCAAAAAGCCTGTGGTTTCGCTATGGTGTAGACCAACCTGAGAACCTATGCTTGGATAGATGCACCAACAATGCGGGCAAATTCACAGTGAAGGAAGCCCTGACAGAAAACCAAGTCACCCTCACTGTAAACAGGGTGATGTTGAATGACAGTGCAATCTATATCTGTGGGATCATCTTTCCCAATTCAAAGGAACCCGGAGCGAAGCAGACCGGAGAAGGGACCACATTGGTTGTAAGAG aaaggaaggaactgCACAGTCTCCTGATAGCTGTTCTATCACTGCTCTCCATCTACATTACCGGTGCACTCGTGATCTTCATAGTCCTCTCCAAA TCAAAATCTAattctttaagaaacaaagaaacggAAGATTCACGAAAG AAGAAGAGTGCTCGACGTATTTTTCAGGAAATTGCTCAGGAACTATATAGTAAGAGACACATGGAAACAACAACCT
- the IGSF6 gene encoding immunoglobulin superfamily member 6 isoform X1 → MHTAHHRTRTPQEMETVKGSRIVLGLEINLILFYVGAARGCRVSVSQPPYLEVDYNQEAATIQCSFTHMGCPSQQPKSLWFRYGVDQPENLCLDRCTNNAGKFTVKEALTENQVTLTVNRVMLNDSAIYICGIIFPNSKEPGAKQTGEGTTLVVRERKELHSLLIAVLSLLSIYITGALVIFIVLSKSKSNSLRNKETEDSRKKKSARRIFQEIAQELYSKRHMETTTSAKRTNVTSV, encoded by the exons ATGCATACTGCCCACCACCGCACACGCACACCCCAAGAAATGGAGACTGTGAAGGGAAGCAGGATCGTTCTTGGCCTGGAAATCAATCTGATTCTCTTTTATGTCG GTGCTGCACGTGGCTGCAGAGTCTCTGTCTCACAACCACCTTACCTTGAAGTGGATTACAATCAAGAGGCTGCAACCATTCAGTGTTCCTTCACCCACATGGGGTGCCCTTCACAGCAACCAAAAAGCCTGTGGTTTCGCTATGGTGTAGACCAACCTGAGAACCTATGCTTGGATAGATGCACCAACAATGCGGGCAAATTCACAGTGAAGGAAGCCCTGACAGAAAACCAAGTCACCCTCACTGTAAACAGGGTGATGTTGAATGACAGTGCAATCTATATCTGTGGGATCATCTTTCCCAATTCAAAGGAACCCGGAGCGAAGCAGACCGGAGAAGGGACCACATTGGTTGTAAGAG aaaggaaggaactgCACAGTCTCCTGATAGCTGTTCTATCACTGCTCTCCATCTACATTACCGGTGCACTCGTGATCTTCATAGTCCTCTCCAAA TCAAAATCTAattctttaagaaacaaagaaacggAAGATTCACGAAAG AAGAAGAGTGCTCGACGTATTTTTCAGGAAATTGCTCAGGAACTATATAGTAAGAGACACATGGAAACAACAACCT CTGCCAAGAGGACAAATGTAACAAGTGTCTga
- the IGSF6 gene encoding immunoglobulin superfamily member 6 isoform X3, translating into MHTAHHRTRTPQEMETVKGSRIVLGLEINLILFYVGAARGCRVSVSQPPYLEVDYNQEAATIQCSFTHMGCPSQQPKSLWFRYGVDQPENLCLDRCTNNAGKFTVKEALTENQVTLTVNRVMLNDSAIYICGIIFPNSKEPGAKQTGEGTTLVVRERKELHSLLIAVLSLLSIYITGALVIFIVLSKSKSNSLRNKETEDSRKDKGNTYENRRVLPNYERP; encoded by the exons ATGCATACTGCCCACCACCGCACACGCACACCCCAAGAAATGGAGACTGTGAAGGGAAGCAGGATCGTTCTTGGCCTGGAAATCAATCTGATTCTCTTTTATGTCG GTGCTGCACGTGGCTGCAGAGTCTCTGTCTCACAACCACCTTACCTTGAAGTGGATTACAATCAAGAGGCTGCAACCATTCAGTGTTCCTTCACCCACATGGGGTGCCCTTCACAGCAACCAAAAAGCCTGTGGTTTCGCTATGGTGTAGACCAACCTGAGAACCTATGCTTGGATAGATGCACCAACAATGCGGGCAAATTCACAGTGAAGGAAGCCCTGACAGAAAACCAAGTCACCCTCACTGTAAACAGGGTGATGTTGAATGACAGTGCAATCTATATCTGTGGGATCATCTTTCCCAATTCAAAGGAACCCGGAGCGAAGCAGACCGGAGAAGGGACCACATTGGTTGTAAGAG aaaggaaggaactgCACAGTCTCCTGATAGCTGTTCTATCACTGCTCTCCATCTACATTACCGGTGCACTCGTGATCTTCATAGTCCTCTCCAAA TCAAAATCTAattctttaagaaacaaagaaacggAAGATTCACGAAAG